DNA from Sorex araneus isolate mSorAra2 chromosome 6, mSorAra2.pri, whole genome shotgun sequence:
CTAGGTTGGCTTTGCGACCGTCTAACTAGCTGCTTtcaaaaatggaaacatatgtgGCTACGATGAAGATCTGAAGGTGAAGAAAGGCATTTTTTTGCTCCTTTGAAAAACTCctgcacatttttttctctttctggtcAGCAAGAGGTCCACTCCATTTCGATgatttttatttgcaattttcaAAAGTGTGAAATACAATtatctttgatttgcatttcccaggAAAACCCCTCAGCCTTAAGGTATCCATTTTTTTATCCTTAGTATCCAGTGAATTATAgcattcatttttccatttttatccctgaccatttgataacagtttttttcaagagaaacaaaatgaagatTATACACACACTCTAAAATAGAGAAGGAAGGACATAGAGGAATTAATCACCATTATCTAACAGAACTTGAAGGAACTCAACCTCTGAATATCACAAAGAATTGTTTGGTTGATAGCTGATGGGACCACAGTGAAAGTGTGATTTGAGATGGTTAACAGCAGAAATAAGTTAGGATTTTCTGCTCCAATTTCACCTTTCACACAAACCCCTCtgccctggatctgtgctcttCAAAGTTGTTTACATAATGCATAGGCACAGACTTTTGTTTTAAGTTCCTGTAAAAGCAACTGCCCTTACTTAAAACTGAGCAAAGAGGGAATGCATTCCTCTTAGGAACCAAAATTCAACCTAGCTTGGATTGTCTAGTGTACTGACACCAACGCCTGCATTCAGATCAACTCCAAAACAGAAACAGCACTACCTATCAAACTCTAAAACAACCTGTTTCACACTTCAAAATTTCACACTTCTAAAGAATTCCAGACACCACCAAGAAAACAATTTCTGCCTGCTAAAATTTGCCATCAGGAAATATAAAAGCCCCAACAAGAAAACGATTTGTTCGGtttttattaattagtttttaaaagttcGGAGAATATGAATTCAGTATGTTGTAGAATGATGTTACAAATCATGCAAACAGATGCTGGCAATCTTTGTGTTTAAAgatcaaaaactaaaatagaaaaataaggaataaaatatttactactgTTTTAACTTGGTTGTAACTAATACAGAACTGAACAAGACCATGAAATCAAAAGGATATTCAATTATGCTGGGAACCTGGACATTTTTAAAAGGGATGGTTTTTGACTTGGATAAAGTTGAAGTGtttaaaaaaccaataaaaacggctattgattcttttttttttttcctgctggggGTAGTCTTGACATTTAACTTAGAATTCAAATTTACTTAACTCAATCTCCCAAAACAAATATCTGAAATTAAATGGGGCGaacatttaatttgtatttttttttgttttttaaaaaatttcctttatcttctttctcctctccaccttccaataatttattctatttttctacttctgcattcaaattattattattattattttttggtctgaGAACTCAAAACACAGCCCATTCAGATTGAGCTTTAACAAGGAAGTCtggtatttttattaatttaaacttttttttttacaaagaaacCAAATATTTTGGGTTAGATCAGCAGCCACCATGAAcagaacagaattttaaaaataattttcaaagagggaatgtttttttaaaggaaaaaaaattctgcttagcACCAAAttgtcatctttaaaaaaaacaaacacaaacattgTCACAGCTCCTATCTGATTCAAACAGGaaacttttccttttcattttaaacaGGTAAAATTGGCCCCTTAAATCCACATTTCCAAAACCGCCCCTAACCACTCTGCCACCAATTTCTTGCAACTGTTCACTAGATCACAATGAAAAATCAGTCCACGTgttaagaagctgctctgggtaaACTTCAGAATCATCTCCACATTGTCGCCAagggtttaaaagaaaaaacaccctcccctcccgcccccctccccaaaaggcAAGGACCGGAAGCCCATACTCAAAACTCAGGGGAAAAAGCAAGGTGTGTCTGCAGCTGGGAGTGGTCAACCTTTGCCTTCTGGAAGTTTCTCCAGGCGACCGGCTGCTGCGAGGGTGCCTGGGAAGCCGGCGGGGGAGTCGCCCCGCATTTTTGCCCGTTAATTCCCGGCGTCCTCAATCGCTTATTTTAATTGCTTAAAAGCGAATTTCTCCACGCCTTTGGCCCGAACCTAGCAGAACTTCGCCCCAGATCCGTCCTCCCTCGCGGGTCCTCCCTCCCCGCGCGCATCGCGCCCCCCTCGCGGGCATCTAAATCGTGGACGGGGCGGGCGAGGCGTGTTTGTGGGAGGGGGAGGTGCGAGGAGGACTCGGTCGCGCGtggggtaaaaataaaattaaaatttaataaattaaaataataataataataataaaactaaactaaaacctCAAACCTCCTCCCCGACTCTTTGCcgggagacaggggagagagcggggcggcggcggggggcgtcGCGGCCGGCACCCCGCGCACGCGGCTCCCCGGCCCACCGCCCCTCTGCAGCGGAACTGGACCACAACCCCAAGAAATGAGCTTTTTCCGGAGCCCAGCTCGGCGCCCAACTtccaagtgaaaaaaataaactccGGGGGGCgagatggggggggagggaacaggATAGTGGTGATGCGGGTGGGGGggaagctgggggcgggggagccggcAGGGGCGAGGCGGGGAGGGGTCCCCACTGGGGATCCTGGACTCCCGCCGCGCGCCAGCGGCCGGGGGGCCACGGAGCGCggggcccgccccgccgcgcgccccacccacccccacccctacccggGCCCCCGCCGCCGGCCACCTCCCCCGCCGcttcctctcactctccctgccccttccccccacgTGTGGGTGACGTCAAAATTCCGCGAAAAAGCCGCGTGGTGGCTCCCCGGCGGCTGAGGCGCGATTCCGCCGCCCAGCGGGCCCCTCCCGGGGGCGCCCCCGAGGGGGGCTGAGCCAAggactggggcggggggtgcagaAGGACCCGCCCGGCCCGTTTCTTTTCCTCCCTACTGGCGGGGACTCCGGCGGCCCACGGGccgggcgcccccagccccgatCTTTATCGGACACCCCTTCCCTTATTTATGATTTGGGGTTTCTTTCCCCCCCTAAAGCGAATGTGTTTCCAGAGCTATTTGCGGCCTCCCGAGGCATGTCCTGCAGTTGAATCAGACAGGAAGAGGGGGAAGTTCggttcttaaattaaaaaaaaaaaaattacccgtttccctccccccacccccagcccaccctcgcCCCCAAGCGGGTGAGGGGGTGGGCGCCCGTGGGTGCGCCGACGGCCAAGGCGCACCTTCTAACGcaccccgcgcgcgcgcgcctgcAACACCCGACGCGGGGGTGGGCGCGCCCTGCGGGGGTCCCCACTGAAACCCACCCAAAGGGCGGTCGCAATCCTACaggccctccacccccccccccccgcacatccccagcgccccccaccccaacacttcCCGGGCGCCTAGAGCCGGAAGGGGACTTCGACCTGAGGGTCGTTAAATCGCCGCGTGCCCGCGCCACGCCCGGCGGGTCCCCACCCAGCCTGCGTTGCGTCCCCTGCGCCCCCACAATCCCAGACCTTGCCCCCTCGTCCTCTGGCACGtctttccccacccaccccgtgCTCTCCGTTTCTTCCCGATCAGGGCACCCAGCCCGTCCCTCTTCGCGCGCCCCCGCGGCTTCTCTTGCTCCAGGGAACCCCGGGAGCTTGAAGCCGGCCCCCGGCCACTTGCCGGTAGCCTAGCCGTCGGGTTTTGCGTTTTGACTCGCTATGGGTTCCTCAGTGGGGGACCCCCGTAAGCACAGCACTACTTCTGGGGGGGGGTTGTGGAGGGCTGGGGCAAGGGCGAGGCCCCCCACCATCGCCACCCAGGTAGCTGTGAACTCacgacccccacccctcccctccccagtcctgcgCGAGCGCCCGCGGGGCTCGAACTTGCCAGGCTGCCCAGCCCCATGGCGACACCCACCAGGTGAGCCTGTGTGCCCAGCGCTGCAGGTTCCTGCAAAAAAAATTGTGCCTATAAACACCCAACACCCGGCTGCACCCTGCACCTACAGGGTTTTGTACATTTTCCAACCGAAACTCCACGACGGGAGaattagggggtgggggcggcgagCCCACAAGGGAGGGAATAAAAATCCCATAAAACTCGCGTTATATCCCACATGCTGCAAAGGCCGGAAATATAGGCTATGCATAGACggacgtatatatatatatgtatatatatatatatatatattttctttgagggTGAAAAAGGGAAGCACCcaacttctccccctcccccattttggtaccccccccgccccagttGTGACTTCAAAGCTAAAGCGCAGGGGTTCGAGGCCCTTCTGCAAACGCCCGCGTGGAAAGCGCGCGCCTTGAGCACCGCAGCCAACGCGCCTGACGTCCCGCGTGCTCTTGAACCAGCGCGAGCCGGGCTGTCGCACGTAGTCCGGGGGGCGACccgcagggtgggtgggggggggggacagctaCAAGCTTCCAGCCCGGGCCTCGCCAGGCCATTCCTGCCAGCCTCCGCACCCCTCTCGCGCCCCACCCCGGGGGCTGGAGAACTGAGCACCCACCGGGGCGCAGACTCCAGGCGAGGCTGCTCGCTCGGGATCGGGCCGATGGGCAGGGGGGACGCGAGCGGGGGAACCCGAGGGAAGCGAGCCTGCCCCGCGGGGCGCCTCCGAACTCGGGTCTCAGGGACCGAGCCAGGCGGCCACGAGGAGGGGGCAgactgggcggggtgggggggggcgtccgcccgcgcccctccccttCGCGGGGCCACCGCCGCTCCCCGCTGGAATTCCAACGTAAAGCTAgacggtggggggcggggggagcaggcgAGGGGTGCGGAGAAGGGGGCAGAGGCTGAGATTGCAAAGTCTGGACGACCCGCCACCCAGTCTCTCCCCAGGGTGGGCGAAGCCGCTTGGGCGACCACCCGCCTcttccccgcgccccctcccctcccccttcccgcctttctttttttttttttttccgggagACCCAGCAGAGCCggggatgctttttttttttccctttttttttttccccctgcatggaaggagagaaaagaccaCTCTAGTTTATTAACGAGCACGGTCCAGAGGCTGAGCGCCCCGGCAGCTTCGGTCCCTGCCTGTCGGGTTAGATTtacccttaaaataaaaaataaataaaataaaataaaatagaaacccaCCTCCACCcttaccccccagccccccacccccagcccctctgcagcgTTTTCTCTGCTCCCCTCCTAGGTGGCTGGGCTGAAGTCTGAGTCCCTGGTGCACGGGGTCTGCAAATGAACGTACTTAGCAGCAGCGGCCGCCGGGCCACGCGTGGGAAGCCCCACGGTGACTAAAAGCAATAGGTGGGGGTGATCGGAAGCGGCCCCGTCTCCCGAGGGGCGCTCGCCGCACCCCGAGGGGCCTTTTCGGTTTGAGTTTGCAACTGGGTTTTTTCTCTCTACCCCCCAACTCTTTTCGGCGACCTCgtcttccacccccccccccccactccccacccccatctccttcCCCAAAGCTAATGGCTTCCCGGGCAATTAGACCTTTTCCTcgcccgcccccctgccctcccctcttcTTCACCTACAGTAGATGGGAGACTAATTCCCCGGGCTCTAGATAAGGTccgagccccgcgccccccgggcgccccccggcccgcgccccctctCCTCCGCCCGCCCTCGGCTTCCTTTTGATGTAGCGGGGAAACGCGacctactaaaaaaaaaaaaaaaaaaaaaaaagtaatctgcCCGGTAACAATCAGCGCGCAGTAGCGGGAGGCCCCGAGCCATTGGCTATGCAAATCGGGGGAGGGGAGCCGGCGCCCCAAACTCCGGCTCACCCTTTTAAAGCGAtagccctcctccccccgcccccgccccgccgcctcgGAAGGGGCCGGCCCTGCCCGCGTCCAGCGCCTGCACCTCTGCTTTCATTCGCTCCCCGCCCGCGCTCCCTTCGGCGTGCGCCCCCCCTTTTTAGGGAACCGAGCGCGCACGgctcgcccgcccgccccccccacccccgccgctcCCCGCCCGTCCACCCCCACCCGGCACTGGCTGGCTCCCGGCGCCCCAGCTTGGGCCCCCCATTCTCAGCGCCAGAGAGGGATTCGGCTGGACCTCTAGGAGTGTCCAGCGAGCCCGGCCCCAACGCCATGCGGGCTGCACGTGCCAGCTCGGCCACcacgcggggtgggggtgggggtgggggggtggagggacaccCCCCCACTCCAAGACACCCCCCCATCTCCCAGTGAAATGGCACTGAAGGGCCGGCCGGGCTGCAgggtagagggtgggggggggaaagaggggaggTGGAAGGAGGTGAGGAAACGCGGGGAGAAGCAGcctggacaccccccacccccaaatccccgCCCCCGCAGCTGCATCTCCGAGCACATGTCGGAGCCTCTGCTGCACGGCGGGCGAGGCGTGACCCCcggggtgggaaggaaggggtgCGGGTGGCGCGGGGGCGCGCGGCCTCGGGGGCCCCCccttgcccccctcctcccctcccctccccctcccgggccGTTTCCTAGAAAGCTGTATCGGTGTGGCCACGCTCGGTGCAGACACCTCGGGCCGCTTGTCATCAGAGGCAGGGGCGAGGAAGCGGCTTTTTCCTGCGTGGCCGCTGGCCGCGGAGGAACCGCCGGtggccctgcccccggccccggcccgcgggCGCCTCTCTGCCTTTCCCAGGGGCGCCCAGAGCGCCCCCCCACCAGCCCGGGACGGCTGCTTTTCTAGAGTCACATTCTATCACGTCGGGaagccgccccctccctcccgagacccagcccttcccctccttccccctcggCGCACATGGGCGCGCAGGGGGGCGGCGAGGGGAGCGGGGGTTCGGGGGCCACGTTTTGTGGGGGAAGCAGCTTCGAAACGATCAGATTCAGAAACACACATATGGGGGGGGCACAGCCTGTATCTCTGGGTATGCagaggttgctttttttttttttaaatcactcttttaaaaaatcacgtCTAGGACTTACTTCCAAATCGTGCTCACCCCATCCCGTCCCTCCTGCCTTCATCTTAAACTAGTTGGACGAGGAGTGTCCAGACCCGTTTTGCAGGGGCCCAAGAGTGTCCTCTTTGCTCTGACACCGAAGGGGACGAAATTAAAAGCGAATAAATGGGAGTCTTTTTTTATTGATGCGtttctccccacctcacccccccatccccgccggccccggcccccagaCCCCGGGGAGAGGGCCTCGGAGAGCTGGGGAGCAgggtggcgggggggcggggggccgcgtTTGAAGTTGGGTCGGGCCAGCTGCTGTACTCCTTAATAACGAGAGGGGGAAAGGAGGGCGAGAttgaaaggaggggaggggcgggaggagggacccgagaggggagggaggcgggcgggAGCAGAACTGCCCAGCCGGTTTGCGTCACTGCCTCGCAGAGCCCAGCTCGGCGCGAGTCGGGAGCGAGCCCCAGTGCGCAGGGGAGGGCCGGAGAGTTCGGAGCCTCCGCGGCTCTTCGCCTCCGCCGCCCAACCCTTCCCTCCTCGCCTCCTCgccttctctctctgcccttcaACTTCACCCCGCCGCGCCCTCCCCCATCCCGAGTTAGCCAAAGGAAGGAGGTCAGGGAGaatcctctctccctttcccccctgtccaaaaaacaaaccccaacttTTTCCAGTGCGGAGAAAGCGAGGGGAGCGCGTGGGCAGCGGCTGGCCATGGAGCTGCTGTGCTGCGAGGTGGACCCGGTCCGCAGGGCCGTGCGAGACGCCACCCTGCTGCAGGACGACCGCGTCCTGCAGAACCTGCTCACCGTCGAGGAGCGCTACCTGCCCCAGTGCTCCTACTTCAAGTGCGTGCAGAAGGACATCCAGCCCTACATGCGCAGGATGGTGGCCACCTGGATGCTGGAGGTAAGTCTGCGTgcccccacttcccccccccGTACCGCGCCCCGAGTCCCGCGCGCGCCCAGCCGGCCACGCAGAGGGGGCTCCCCAAAACTCCGCGCGCGCCTCCCCCGTTCCTGGGCGCGCGCGAGATGACCCCGCgccctttggtggtggtggtggaggtggggggggggtgagggaacGCGTGGCTCGGCTCCGAGCCTTGCAGGATGCAAGAttccctgggggaggggtgggtggggggtgatctGGCGCGACGCGACTgtcccggggcggggtgggggtgggggagcatccCGCGCGCGTGCCTCTTccaaccaccccccacctccctctccaaATCCGGACCTGCCTTTGCAGAAGCCCGGGGAGCTTTCTGTGCAAGGGGAAGGCAGTAGAAGTTTGAAAGTGGGagccaagtttaaaaaaaaaaattttttttttaaagcagtgcccccccaccccccaaatgggCCTCAAGCAAATGCGCGCTGGACTCAGGTTCCCACATGTGGTCGCGACTCCGCGTTGGCACttggaagggggaggagaagggaagtggggcggggggggggaggagagagggacgggggaaaTTCAGGCGCCCCGGAAGTTACAGCGAAGAAGCTCGTGTGTTTTAGGGGCGCCCTAAGAGGACCCCGTCTTTGCCCCGGCTGCAGAGCCGCGCGCGGCGGCGTGTGCCCACGTAGGCACCGCGCGCGACCTGCCGTGGTTTCGCCATGTTGCTTTGCAAAAAAACTCGACTTGGAAGCGCTGCAGAAACGTGCCCCCacgcccccgggccccccccacgcccccctaaTAACGGCGGCCTGGCCCCCCAGCGCCCACCTCGTGCGGGCTACTTACAGTTAGCCGCGCCCGTTTCCCCCGGTGCGGAGATTTGGGTGGGGGAGGCGCGGGTGGGGGGGGAagcagcggggagggggaggggatcaGGCGCCCCTAAAACGGGTGGCGCCCCCCCGGGACTCCTCCCGGGGGCTCCCCGAGCCCCATTGTTCCCCCCTTTCCCCGCCACGCTCCCCCGATTGCTGCCCTTGTGGGCCGCCGCCGACTCGCCCGCCCGGGCTCACCTCTCCAAGTTTCCCCCGGGGAGTCCAGGGCCCCGGGGGGGCGACACGCGGACCTTTCCGCGCCCCGAAACCTGCGTTTCGGGAAGCCTGGCTCCTCTGGGGGGTTTTCACGCCGGAAAGTCTTTCCTAGGATATTTCCtcgatttttaattaatttttgaagccgtccccccccttcccctgctccgactccggcggcggccgcggcggcggcggcggcgctcctcctcccccccacgctccccccctctgccccgccgctccccacccacccctccaaaagCGGCGCCTGCACCGCCAGGAACCCCCCGCCCAATTTTTCCAATTGTCGGGAATGAGAGAGCAGGGTCTGGGGGTTCGAACGGCACCAAGCAGGGCACCCCCGGAGCccccagaatatttttattgattttttgaaaAGATGACGAAATCCGAAAAAAGAGACTGAGGGAGTTGGGGCCAGCGCAGAAGTGCGGGGCCAGGCGCGGCGCGGCGAGTCTGCGGGCGTCTGCACGCGCCTTTCAGGGACCCCGACCGCTCCTTGAGGCATCTTTAGTTcaccttttgatttttctttcccaaagaacaattttttttttttaaagacacctAGGTCATCGCCCCGCTGGAATTAACTGTTTCCGGGGCTTCATTCttcactctcctccctccccccccattcAATAATTGTGGGCTCTTTCCAGGAAGGATGCATTTTCGCCCTCTTTTCCCTTGATAATTATTTTCTCCCCGcaccccaaccccttccccacccacccctctttCCTACAGGTCTGTGAAGAGCAGAAGTGCGAGGAAGAGGTCTTCTCTTTGGCCATGAATTACCTGGATCGCTTCCTGGCGGGGGTCCCGACCCCCAAGACTCAcctgcagctgctgggggccGTCTGCATGTTTCTGGCCTCCAAGCTCAAGGAGACCATCCCACTGACGGCGGAAAAGTTGTGCATTTACACCGACAACTCCATCAAGCCACAGGAGCTGCTGGTAATGACAGTGCCCaacccccctcccttctctctctctctctctctctctctctctctctctctctctctctctctctctctctctttcttctagtCAGTGcatcccccgcaaaaaaaaaaaatctgggggctgCAGAATAACCAGCACCATTGGGAATATTCACACTTTGGGGGACCCATTGGGAAAATTCACACTTTTGGGGAGTTACCCCTCTGCAGGGTGAGATGCCACATTCATGAATAGGAACTTCCTGGAGATGTGTCTGAGaggtgcgtgtgtgcgtgtgcgtgtgtgtgtgtgtgaatgcacgCTTGCGTGTCCCGAGCCGTGAAACACAGTGACATCACGTATGACTCAAACCCCCCAAATTTCAGTTGCCAAATTCTGAGAAGCAGCTCCACTTTTCTTCACCAGAGCTTGTGGTCTCGGAAGCCCCAAAACCCCAAGTTCACGATAGAGCGCCTTGAGACGCCTGCACAAACTAGCTGAAAACTCTGTAGAGCACCGCTTCCCGCACCTTTGCAAAGAGCCGGGGCGATCCGAGGTTGGAGATGGAGGAATCTCCGATTGGGGCTGGGGTCCACtgcaaaggggggagggggatggctgGTCCACAcaacccctctcccacccagtcTGCACTCCTTTAAGACATCCATGTGGCGCACAGCGCGGGGCTGCTAGATTGCGCCGAGGCCCACGCTCCGCGGTCTGCACAAGGCCCCCCCCCTCCTTTCCGCTGCCTCCCCCTCCTTTACTGGCAAGGCCAGCCCCAGTCCGCGGGGCTCGGACGGGCGGCCCAGACTGAGCCCTTTGTGCGAGGCCTTCCTTTCTGGGGCTGTGCCGCCACCTAGTGGCAGACATGTGCAGGCGCGGGCGGCCCCGGAGAACGCGGCCAGGGGCCTGAATGACTTCACCTTTGAACCGCTGCCAGATTTGAGCAGCCAGCCAGTGTGGGTTTTGGTCCCAGAGGCCCGggaaggtgctttttttttttttttctgggagagcTGCTTCCTTCAAAAGGCTGCGAGACCAGTGCTGCATATTCACATGCACCCTATAAGAAGGAAGGGCTGGAatttcaagactttttttttttaattccaacttCTCGAAAGCCAATTGCGAATTGTAGTATATCGCTGgggtttctgttttggtttggtttttttgatgggggtcccactgggtggtgctcagggttgactcctggctctgcactcagggatccttcctggcagagctcggggtaccttgtggggtgctggggaatcaaacccggggcggCCACATGTCAATCAAGTACCTTTCCTGCTGTTGGAGCTTCCTCTGGGCCCAGCCCTGCAAAGGTGACTTGACAGAAggtaaaagaagagaaacaaaacagacgGTCAACGTGGGAACCACCTCCTTTGTTCTTCACACAGGAGACTCCATACACAAAACATCATCTCGCCTTTGGTCCATTTTGTGGGAACCTgaggaggggctgaggaattcCTCGGGACCCCCTCAAGGTTTCCATGCACACGAATATGGATTGCTTTAAGCAAGCCTGCCCATTACCCATACCTTATCCAGAAATTGGGAGCTGGATTTCACTAATGGGAGAAAATGGGttcccggggagggggtgggaaggaagggaagggggagcagCTAGGCCTCACCGCAACTCTGCCACatagccctggctctgctctccctgGTGAAGGTGAAGCCAACGGGGGCATTTGGGGTGCCGTGGATGGGCGGAGGCCATTGGCAAGCCAGCCAGGCCTTCCCTGGGGTTCATTGATAATGGATATGTTCCCTCTGAGCACGTGTTTGTAGGTTTGGGGGGCCTGAGATTCCTCCCTGCATCATCCAAGGGCTCCATGACCCTGGATAAGCCCCTTCCCGGGTTCCCCTACAGATGCCAGCGTCAGTGACTAACACCCAGGAGACACAGGGCACCAAGGCCTTGTTGGTGCTAGGACCCTTCCCCAAGTTTCCTGCACTACATGCCAGGGGAAGTTtcaagccccccccaccccgtggcacCCATGCCATGGTGGCGGCTGTGGAATTGAGTCAGGCAACCTTAGTTTGCGCTTTATCTGCGTGCATCGTCTTTTCCCACCAAgataaaaccaaacagaaaagaacGCTTCATCCTGGGCTAAAGACAGAACCGGTGAATTATTTCCCAAGGGCCACCGTGACCTAGTCCATGTGTCACAGTTCAGGGTGCCCTGCCCCCGAGTCAGGCCAGAGGGGAAGGAGCTGGAGCCGGAGTTGGAGAGGAAATGGAATACCACTGGGGGCTCCGAGGGCTCATGCCCAGGGTTTGGACGCCCACTTGGGacccagcagccccccccccaccaggctgAGCTCCCAGGCCTGGCTCTTTCAGCATCCCCccaccgccaaaaaaaaaaaaaattctccggagggaaaaagaaatagaaaaaactgAATTCTTGGCAGCGGGCCGCAGGCCTCATGATTTTCAGTGGGGCCAAAGAGGGGGACAGCCTCGACTCCTCAGTTTTAGGGGCGCCGGGATAAATGGGGCTGCCCGCCTTACTACCCCCTGCATCCTTAGTATGGGTCGGTTCAAACCAGGTGGCCGGATAAACAGCAgggaagccacttgccttgcgGCCCACCCACCCCGTTCCAtccctggtgcccgctcagcgcCCCCGAATCTGGCtgggcagtgatccctgagcaccagcaggggtcacCCGGGAGCACCGGTGGGCGTACCCCCCTCTCCAGACCTGGAGCCTGACCCTCCCCCTGATtggctctcctccctctcccccccacccctccaggagTGGGAGCTGGTGGTGTTGGGCAAATTGAAGTGGAACCTGGCGGCCGTCACCCCCCACGACTTCATCGAGCACATCCTGCGCAAGCTGCCGCAGCCCAACGACAAGCTGCCGCTGATCCGCAAGCACGCGCAGACCTTCATCGCCCTGTGTGCTACCGGTAGGAGCGGGCGGGGggtggccggggctgggggcggggcggggcggggcgccgggTGGCAGTTCCCAGGGGCAGCCGTAGGTGGGCCCGCATCTGGCGCCGAGGGCCGCGATGGATTCCTGGGACTGTGCTAGAATCGTTCTCTTTCCACCGCAGACAGAACTCACGCGTGGTTGAGGGTTGGGGGGTGGTc
Protein-coding regions in this window:
- the CCND2 gene encoding G1/S-specific cyclin-D2; amino-acid sequence: MELLCCEVDPVRRAVRDATLLQDDRVLQNLLTVEERYLPQCSYFKCVQKDIQPYMRRMVATWMLEVCEEQKCEEEVFSLAMNYLDRFLAGVPTPKTHLQLLGAVCMFLASKLKETIPLTAEKLCIYTDNSIKPQELLEWELVVLGKLKWNLAAVTPHDFIEHILRKLPQPNDKLPLIRKHAQTFIALCATDFKFAMYPPSMIATGSVGAAICGLQQDEDVSSLTGDALVDLLAKVTNTDVDCLKACQEQIEVVLLNSLQQYREDQGEGAKGEEEVDLASTPTDVREIDL